One Aegilops tauschii subsp. strangulata cultivar AL8/78 chromosome 7, Aet v6.0, whole genome shotgun sequence genomic window carries:
- the LOC109776659 gene encoding aspartic proteinase nepenthesin-1-like, producing MTAAMPAACSLLLLLLLVAPVAAGDGGECVIDGVRWAAWANSKQLTEGLGIPEHTFSAFIFDLSVGRQALSAVMDISSELVWLQCWPGLRPTPTFLPDHSGSFAPIAPCPSSVRNNSGSFGQIHYADRTCQPGDHGCEARCRYMEHIYGAGNTSGYLATDRFGLGNRVVSGMVFGCSDNVTMRDDLNGASGFVGFSRGPLSLVSQLRLSRFSYFMELPDDPDNGNAFVCWSWGDYADAKGSHTPLLAARPNQNPYLYYVNLTGLQVDGQLLTGIPAGTFDVRANGSGGVFVSTTLPFTYLEEAAYKVLRRELMSRVQSQGLAPVNASAGHSLCFLTQHFSKLKVPKLALVFDGADATMELKAQNYFWNVSGGQTCLTILPSTTGGSVLGSLLQTGRTMTYDIHGDGGGQLTFSGAPAPAQVSLATLLLVWALLF from the coding sequence ATGACCGCAGCAATGCCAGCTGCTTGTTCGCTTCTTCTGCTTCTCCTTCTGGTGGCGCCGGTGGCCGCCGGTGACGGCGGTGAGTGCGTCATCGATGGTGTCCGTTGGGCAGCTTGGGCCAACTCGAAGCAGTTGACGGAGGGCCTCGGCATCCCGGAGCACACGTTCAGCGCCTTCATCTTCGACCTCTCCGTCGGGCGGCAGGCCCTCTCTGCCGTCATGGACATCTCCAGCGAGCTCGTCTGGCTGCAGTGCTGGCCCGGGCTCAGGCCCACGCCCACCTTCCTTCCCGACCACTCCGGCTCCTTCGCCCCGATCGCCCCCTGCCCATCATCCGTGCGCAACAACTCCGGCTCCTTTGGCCAGATCCACTACGCCGACCGGACTTGCCAGCCCGGCGACCACGGCTGCGAAGCCCGCTGCCGGTACATGGAGCACATCTACGGCGCCGGCAACACGTCCGGCTACCTCGCCACCGACAGGTTCGGTTTGGGGAACAGGGTCGTCAGCGGCATGGTGTTCGGCTGCAGCGACAATGTCACGATGCGGGACGACCTCAACGGCGCCTCCGGCTTCGTCGGATTCAGCAGGGGCCCCCTCTCCCTCGTGTCGCAGCTCCGGCTCTCGAGGTTCTCCTACTTCATGGAGCTCCCCGACGACCCCGACAACGGCAATGCCTTCGTTTGCTGGAGCTGGGGAGACTACGCCGACGCTAAGGGCAGCCACACGCCGCTGCTGGCGGCCAGGCCCAACCAGAACCCGTACTTGTACTACGTCAACCTCACCGGCCTGCAGGTGGACGGGCAGCTCCTCACCGGCATCCCGGCGGGGACCTTCGACGTCCGGGCGAACGGCTCCGGCGGGGTGTTCGTCAGCACCACCCTGCCCTTCACCTACCTCGAGGAGGCCGCATACAAGGTTCTGAGGCGGGAGCTCATGAGCAGGGTCCAATCGCAGGGCCTGGCTCCGGTGAACGCTTCGGCCGGCCACAGCCTGTGCTTCCTCACGCAGCACTTCTCCAAGCTGAAGGTTCCCAAGCTGGCCCTGGTGTTCGACGGCGCCGACGCGACGATGGAGCTCAAGGCGCAGAACTACTTCTGGAACGTCAGTGGCGGGCAGACGTGCCTCACCATACTGCCGTCGACCACCGGCGGGTCCGTTCTAGGCAGCCTGCTGCAGACTGGCAGGACGATGACCTACGACATCCATGGCGACGGCGGTGGCCAGCTGACGTTCTCGGGAGCTCCAGCGCCGGCGCAGGTGTCGCTGGCTACGCTTTTACTGGTGTGGGCGCTCCTCTTCTAG